One Hydrotalea sp. genomic region harbors:
- the argC gene encoding N-acetyl-gamma-glutamyl-phosphate reductase gives MVKKRIFIDGAEGTTGLDIRERLAAYNRESGDRLDIITLPDDLRKDKKHRALNLNDCDVAILCLPDDAARDAVAMVDNPAVKILDCSTAHRISHGWVYGLPEYNQQQPAVIGKSPRVANPGCYATGFILLVAPLKRAGLIPDDYPLAAFGLSGYSGGGKTMMAEYETPNKKIHGHVYGLQQNHKHLAEMADYGLLPHPPLFQPVVGDFPRGMVMMVPLDGRVLTKINQSLIEKIWVESYGGCEKILLGDESPSNSGAVGQRLTPSSSGAVGQRLSPSSSGAVGQRLLPDEFANRDDIKLSVLGNDTDGRLTLTAQYDNLGKGASGAALQNVRLMLGM, from the coding sequence ATGGTTAAAAAAAGAATTTTTATCGACGGGGCGGAGGGCACAACCGGCCTCGACATTCGCGAACGACTGGCGGCCTATAACCGCGAATCTGGCGACCGGCTTGACATTATCACCCTGCCCGATGATTTGCGCAAAGACAAAAAACACCGCGCGTTAAATTTAAACGATTGCGATGTGGCGATATTGTGCTTGCCCGATGATGCGGCGCGCGACGCCGTGGCCATGGTCGACAACCCGGCGGTAAAAATTTTGGATTGTTCGACGGCGCACCGCATCAGCCATGGCTGGGTTTACGGCCTGCCTGAATATAACCAACAACAACCGGCGGTGATTGGCAAATCGCCGCGGGTTGCCAACCCGGGGTGTTACGCCACCGGTTTTATTTTGTTGGTCGCGCCGTTGAAACGCGCCGGCCTTATCCCCGACGATTACCCATTGGCGGCGTTTGGCCTGTCGGGTTATTCGGGCGGCGGCAAAACCATGATGGCCGAATATGAAACCCCCAATAAAAAAATTCACGGCCATGTTTATGGGTTACAGCAAAATCACAAACATTTGGCCGAAATGGCCGATTATGGTTTGTTGCCGCACCCGCCATTGTTCCAACCGGTGGTGGGCGATTTCCCGCGCGGCATGGTGATGATGGTGCCGTTGGACGGGCGGGTGTTAACCAAAATCAACCAATCGCTTATCGAAAAAATTTGGGTTGAGAGTTATGGCGGTTGCGAGAAGATTTTGTTGGGCGACGAATCGCCCTCAAACAGCGGAGCGGTAGGGCAAAGATTAACGCCCTCAAGCAGCGGAGCGGTAGGGCAAAGATTATCGCCCTCAAGCAGCGGAGCGGTAGGGCAAAGATTATTGCCCGATGAATTTGCCAACCGCGATGATATAAAATTATCGGTGCTGGGCAATGACACCGATGGCCGCCTTACCCTGACCGCGCAATATGACAACCTGGGCAAGGGCGCGTCCGGCGCGGCCTTGCAGAATGTTAGGCTGATGTTGGGGATGTGA
- a CDS encoding molybdopterin-binding protein, with translation MPRDDSRPFIPLAITLVTLSDTRDMANDKSGAVLAEMVLAAGHKIHARHLLKDEAKDIVDCLEKIRQGEESKVVILTGGTGITARDITPEALQAFSQKHQGKEIVGFGELFRQLSYEKIGTSTIQSRAIGFVAGGLLLFALPGSPGAVKDAWQMILLSQLDNRHRPCNFVELLPRI, from the coding sequence ATGCCACGCGATGATTCCCGTCCTTTTATACCGCTTGCCATAACGCTGGTAACCCTGTCCGACACGCGCGACATGGCAAACGACAAATCGGGCGCGGTGTTGGCCGAAATGGTTTTGGCCGCCGGCCATAAAATCCATGCCCGCCATTTGTTAAAGGACGAGGCAAAAGATATTGTCGATTGTTTGGAAAAAATTCGGCAGGGGGAAGAATCGAAGGTGGTGATATTAACCGGCGGCACCGGCATTACGGCGCGCGATATAACGCCCGAGGCATTGCAAGCATTTTCGCAAAAACACCAGGGCAAGGAGATCGTTGGCTTTGGCGAATTGTTCCGCCAGTTATCTTACGAAAAAATTGGCACCTCGACCATTCAATCGCGCGCCATTGGGTTTGTCGCCGGCGGGTTATTGTTATTCGCCCTGCCCGGCAGTCCGGGCGCGGTTAAGGACGCGTGGCAAATGATATTGCTGTCGCAATTGGACAATCGCCACCGCCCATGCAATTTTGTCGAATTATTACCACGAATTTAG
- a CDS encoding citrate synthase, translating to MTNNTITITDNRTGKKIDLPIKDGTMGPSTIDLNGIKGGLYDNMGLFTLDSGYSQTASCKSAITFIDGDQGVLLHRGIPIEELAENSGFLETAYLLIYGNLPTKPQYDSFCWEINHHSMVNEQLINFYRGFRRDAHPMATLVGAVGALSAFYQEETNISDPNIREKAMIRIIAKMPTLVATSYKYSIGQPFVYPRNNMHYTANFIHMTFSVPCEKYEVNPVFERALRKIFILHADHEQNASTSTVRMAGSSKANPFACISAGISCLWGPSHGGANEAVLKMLQEIGDKKNIKPFLDKVKAKEANTRLMGFGHRVYKNYDPRAAVLKKSCHEVLAELKIHDPLLELAQELEAIALSDEYFIERKLFPNVDFYSGIIFRAMGFPLSMFTALFALARTAGWVAQWNEMMSEPTQKIDRPRQLYTGQTKRPYVPMEKR from the coding sequence ATGACCAATAACACCATCACCATCACCGATAACCGCACCGGTAAAAAAATTGACCTGCCGATTAAAGACGGCACCATGGGCCCCTCGACCATCGACTTGAATGGTATCAAGGGTGGGCTTTACGATAACATGGGGCTTTTCACCTTGGATTCGGGTTACAGCCAAACCGCGTCATGCAAAAGCGCCATCACCTTTATCGACGGCGACCAGGGGGTGTTGTTGCATCGCGGCATCCCTATCGAGGAATTGGCCGAAAATTCCGGCTTCCTTGAAACCGCTTATTTATTGATTTACGGCAACCTGCCGACCAAGCCGCAATATGATAGTTTCTGCTGGGAAATAAACCACCACAGCATGGTGAACGAACAATTGATAAATTTTTATCGTGGCTTTCGCCGCGACGCGCACCCCATGGCGACCTTGGTCGGGGCGGTCGGTGCCCTGTCAGCATTTTACCAAGAGGAAACCAACATCAGCGACCCGAATATCCGCGAAAAGGCAATGATTCGCATCATCGCCAAAATGCCGACGCTGGTTGCGACCTCCTACAAATACTCCATCGGCCAGCCGTTTGTTTACCCGCGCAACAACATGCATTACACCGCGAATTTTATTCACATGACATTTTCGGTGCCTTGCGAAAAATACGAAGTCAACCCGGTGTTCGAACGGGCGTTGCGCAAGATTTTTATTTTGCACGCCGACCACGAACAAAATGCCTCGACCTCGACGGTGCGAATGGCCGGCTCGTCAAAGGCCAACCCATTTGCTTGTATATCGGCCGGTATTTCGTGCCTGTGGGGGCCCAGCCACGGCGGCGCGAACGAGGCGGTGTTGAAAATGTTGCAAGAAATCGGCGACAAGAAAAATATCAAACCATTTCTGGACAAGGTAAAGGCCAAGGAGGCCAACACCCGCCTGATGGGTTTTGGCCACCGCGTTTACAAAAATTACGACCCACGGGCCGCGGTGTTAAAAAAATCTTGCCACGAGGTTTTGGCCGAATTAAAAATCCACGACCCATTGTTAGAATTGGCGCAAGAATTGGAAGCCATCGCCCTGAGCGATGAATATTTCATCGAACGCAAACTTTTCCCCAATGTTGATTTTTATTCGGGGATTATTTTCCGCGCCATGGGTTTCCCGCTGTCGATGTTTACCGCTTTATTCGCCCTGGCGCGCACCGCCGGTTGGGTGGCGCAATGGAACGAAATGATGAGCGAGCCAACGCAAAAAATCGACCGGCCACGCCAACTTTACACCGGCCAAACAAAACGCCCCTACGTACCGATGGAAAAGCGGTAG
- a CDS encoding DUF1013 domain-containing protein: MAKKKITHPSILMPRATAVWLIDNTALSFQQIADFCGLHLLEVENLADASDSQLKGTSPLLNGQLTREEIARCEKDASQSLQLNKVESYDNLVEKRRGPRYTPISKRGDKPDAVVWLLKNHPGLSDSQIGRLIGTTLNTIKAIKNRTHWNMANLSAKHPVELGLCSKAELDKAVGKIKKTDMPSDDLLPAGMVGDDMADSMADNAGDGMANNAGDEEDNIA, from the coding sequence ATGGCCAAAAAGAAAATTACCCATCCGTCCATCCTTATGCCGCGCGCGACCGCGGTGTGGTTGATTGATAACACCGCCCTTAGTTTTCAGCAGATAGCCGATTTTTGCGGCCTGCACCTGTTGGAGGTGGAAAACCTCGCCGATGCCAGCGACAGCCAATTGAAGGGCACCAGCCCATTGCTGAACGGCCAATTAACGCGCGAGGAAATTGCCCGTTGCGAAAAAGACGCCAGCCAATCATTGCAATTAAATAAAGTTGAAAGTTACGACAATTTGGTTGAAAAACGCCGTGGGCCGCGTTACACGCCGATTTCAAAACGCGGGGATAAACCCGACGCCGTGGTGTGGTTGTTGAAAAATCACCCGGGCCTGTCCGACAGCCAAATTGGCCGGCTTATCGGCACGACCCTGAATACCATTAAGGCAATTAAAAACCGCACCCATTGGAACATGGCCAATTTAAGCGCGAAACATCCGGTCGAATTGGGGTTATGTTCCAAGGCCGAATTGGATAAGGCGGTTGGCAAAATTAAAAAAACCGACATGCCAAGCGACGACCTGTTGCCGGCCGGCATGGTGGGCGATGACATGGCCGATAGCATGGCCGATAACGCGGGTGACGGCATGGCCAATAACGCGGGCGACGAGGAAGACAATATCGCTTAA